In Armatimonadota bacterium, the genomic stretch GATATGCAGTGAGCTGGAAGATCAATGGATAGCGACCAAAAGTGAGCCGCGAAAAGCGAATCACCCAAAGCGAAGCGCCCAACTTGCACTAATCCGCCAAACCATCTATCATAATCACCACTTGTACAATGCGGTCCAAGGTGGAGAGTCAAGTGGAGTGGAACGCAAGCGAGCAGGGATTCGATGAGATCTGGCTAAAGCCGGGCAAGCCGCGCAAGCACTACGAGCAATTGCTCAAGTCCTTCGGCAATATGTCGCCCGAAGAGGTAGCCCGAAGGGAGAACCTACAGTACCTCTCACTCCTCAACCAAGGGATCACGTTCAACGTGTACGGCGAGGCCGAAGGCCGAGAACGAGTCTTCCCGTTTGACTTCGTCCCGCGCATCATCACCGCCGCCGAGTGGGATCACCTCAAGCGGGGCCTGACCCAGCGCATCACCGCGATCAACCGCTTTCTGCTTGACATCTACGGCGAGCAAGACATCCTCCACAAAGGCGTCGTTCCCTGGGAGCTGATCCTCTCTCGCAAGGAGTACCGAAGGGAACTCAGAGGCATCATCCCGCCTCGGAAGGTCTTCACTCACGTCTGCGGAACCGACCTCATCCGCGATGACCGAGGCGACTTCCTTGTCCTGGAAGACAACTGCCGCTGCCCAAGCGGAGTTTCCTACGTCGTCGAAAACCGAAACCTGCTGGCACGGACGTTCCCCGAGCTCTTTAACCGCTATCCGGTTCGGCCCGTGCGCGACTACCCGCAGATGCTCCTCGACACCTTGACTTTTGTTGCTCCTCATTACGGCGAAAGCTCCCTCGCGGTTGTTCTCACCCCAGGCAGCTACAACTCCGCGTTCTTTGAGCACTCCTTCCTCGCCCGAGAAATGGGAATCCCGTTGGTGGAAGGCCGAGATCTCATCGTCGAAGACAACCAAGTCTTCGCCCGAACCACCGAAGGTCGCCAGCGCGTCAGCGTCATCTACCGCCGCATCGACGACGACTTCATCGACCCCGTCGCCTTCAACCACGACAGCACCCTCGGCGTCCCAGGCCTGCTCAACGCCTACCGCGCCGGAACCGTTGCCCTCGCCAACGCCCCCGGCGCCGGCGTCGCCGACGACAAAGCCGTCTACGCCTTCATACCCGAGATCATCCGGCACTACCTCTCCGAAGAGCCCATCCTGAAGCAGGTCACCACTTTCACTGGCTACAAGCCCGACGACTTCAAGTACATGGTCGACCACGCCAGCGAGCTCGTCATCAAAACTACCGGCGACGCTGGCGGCTACGGAATGCTGATGGGCCCGATGGCGAGCAAGAAGGAAGTCAAAGAGTACGTTGCAAAGATGCACGAAAACCCCGGCAACTACGTCGGCCAACCGCTCATTGAGTTGAGCAGTCATTCGACATTCCTGAACGGCGAGTTCGTCCCCCGCCGAATCGACCTCAGACCCTACATCCTTTACGGCGACCGAGTAAGGATCCTCCCCGGCGGCCTCACACGGGTCGCCCTCAAAGAAGGCTCCTACGTCGTCAACTCCAGTCAAGGCGGCGGAAGCAAAGACACCTGGGTCCTGGAGGACAGAAGGGCATGATGCTCTCGCGAATCGCCGATTCGCTCTACTGGATGGGTCGCTACATTGAGCGCGCCGAAAACACATGCCGCCTGCTCAAGGCAACGCACGAGTTTACCGTCGAGCTGTCCGGACTAAACGACGAACTCGCTGCCCAAGAGTGGCACCTGCTCTTTGGCAAACCGCCGGCCAACGTAGGACTGACCCTCAACGCGCAGTATATCGACTCGTTCATGTACGACGCCTCCAACCCGCTCTCGGTAATCTCCTGCATCGAGCAAGCGAGGAGCAACGCGCGAAGCATTGGCGAAGTTCTGACCCGAGAGGTGATCCAGCAGCTCAACGAGATGTATCACGCAATGGTCTCAGCCCGCCAAGCCGTGGCTCTGAATCCGGCTCGGCTGACCGACTTCACAGAGGCAACGCACAAAGACATCCTCACCCTCCTTGGTGCCATTGAGCACACCCTGACGAGGGATCAAGGCTGGACTTACATGAAGCTTGGCGAGGCCATGGAGCGCACGCAGCGAACCCTCAAAGTTCTCGAACTCAAACTCCCTAACCTGCGAGCGGCGCACAAATCAAACGACCTTTCAATGTCCTTCGCCTTCGGACGAATCTTACTCCTCGACCTAGCATCCCTGGAGAACTATCGAAGAGTCTATGGGGCCCGCCTCGAACCCGATCAAGTCCTAAAATTTCTCCTTTTCAACGACCAAACTCCGCGCTCGGTCCACAGCGGCCTCAAGCGGATGAAGGCGTACGTCGACTTGCTTCCGTCAGCTCATGCCGGAATGCCGACCATGCGCCGAATCCTCGGGCGCAAGCTCGCCGAAGCCCAGTATGACGAGGCCCGAATCATGGCAATGTCCGACCTAGCCGAATACACTCAGCGCACCTCAATCGCCCTCATGAACGCCCACGAAGCTCTCGTCAAACCGCAACACGAGGTGGAAGCATGATCCTGGACGTTGAGCATCGGCTCAACTTCAACTACTCAGGCTTCATTAGCGAGTCGTCGATGGAGCTCCGCGTTGAGCCAACGAGCAACAACCACCAAACCGTCCGCTCGTTCTACATCGCGGTTGGGCCAGTGACCAAGGTGTTCCGCTATATCAACTGGCTTGGGGCACCCACACATCACTTCTCTATCACCGATTATCACAAAGAGATCCAAGTGATCTCCCGCTCGGTAGTCGAAACTCACCCCAAACATCCCGATCTTGAGGTCATTTTGGACTCCGTCGAGGACATCCCCACCGATGGCCCCATCCTCGACTCGCTGATGTTTACTGATTTGGTGGTGGATTCGCCACGCCTTCGGGAGTTTTGCAATGGTGTCGATCTCTCGACGCCGCTCGGCGGAGTGATTCAGCAAGTGGTTGACCTTGTGAGCCATCACATGACGTATGCGAGCGAGGTCACTACTGTCGCAACCACCAGCGATGAAGTTCTCGATCAACCAGGCGGTGTATGCCAAGACTTTGCCCACCTTTCATTAGCAGTGCTGCGTTCGCTCGGCGTGCCGGCCCGCTACGTTAGCGGATACTTCCATGTCGCAGAGCCCACAAAGCCAAGCGAGAGTCACGCCTGGATTGAGTTCTATTCTCCCACCTTTGGCTGGTGCGGCTACGATCCAACTCACTCGTGCCTTCCGGACGAACGCCATGTTGTGATCGCTCATGGCCGCGATTACAACGACGCCGCTCCAAACCGGGGGGTCTATGTTGGCAATGCTTCGGAGTCACTCAAGGTCGAAGTTAAAACCACCGAAACCGAGCCAACCAGCCCGCTCGACCTTCGAGACGATATCGGTCGAATCGAAGTCCCGGTCTACGCCGAATTTCCTCAGATCACGAAGACCACAAAACCAGCCGACCAAATGGTCGCTCAACAACAGCAGCAGTAGACCTATTTGGACGACTTGGTGATCAGTTCGAGAAATTCGCGATCACTCCAACCACGCATCGCTCCAGAAACCTTGCCCATCCTCAAAGCCACCATTTTGAGTTTCGGAATGATGTAGAGACGCTGTTTGCCCGCACCCGCCGCCATTCGGAAACCGTCGGCGCTGGGATCAGCTTTGGCGGTCATCATGCTCGCTTCGTCGGCGTCCGAAAGCCACCAGCTCATGCCATAGCCGGGATTCGCCTTGGACGGTAGGTAGAGCTCCTTCATCAACTTGGCGTCAATCAACTGTTTGCCTTTCCACTTCCCATCCGCCATGACGAACTGACCGAAAGTGATCCAGTCTCGGGGCTTGATCCATCCGCCTCCGGCTAGCTGAGGCTTCCCGTCCGCACACTTGCCCCGATAGAACATCGAGATTCCAAGCGGCTTCATGATCCGCCGATCGAGATACTGTTCCCAACTCTCGTTCTTGAGCTTGGCTTCGATGAGCGAACCGAAAATGTTGAAGCTATTCGGGCCGTAAGCGAATTGCTCGCCGGGTTCAAATACAGCGGTGGCTGCTTTAGCGGTCTCCCAGCCTTCGCGTTCGCCAGCGTCTCGACCCCGAACCCCGACGGGCAATCCGCTGGAAAGCGAGAGCAGGTGGCGAACCGTTATCTTGGACTTCTTCGGATCGTTCTTCCACTCCACAAATGTGTCCGCAACATTCTCATCGTAGGTCAGAAGTTTGTCGGTCGCTGCCGCCGCGGCAACGACGCCGCAAAAGCTTTTTGACCCGCTCGCCATGGCCTGGGAAGTGCCTTCTCCGCCGCCGTTGGCGTACTTTTCAAACACGAGTTTGCCGTTGATCGAAACCAACATCGCCTGAGAGTTAAACTTCTCCGCGTACTTCCAACCCTCATCAAAAGGAGCCTGGCGCGCGAGGGTGAGCGAAAGAACAAAAGCCGAAATCATTCCTTCGTGGTTAACGTTTTTGTCATAGCGCAGTTCGGCAAACAGGGCTTTCTTCCTAGATCGGTAAACTAGCCTCGATGTCCATCGATCTGAACTCCCGCGACGCCGTCACTGCGCTTGATCCCAAAGGAATGTGGCACTTCACCGAGGAATATCCAAATCAGTGCCGTACCGCCCTTGGCCTGGTGGATGGTGTTGATTTCCCGACTGGCGAGTTCAATTTGGCGATGCTGACCGGCTTGGGTGGGTCGGCGGTTGGTGGCGACTACGTGCGAGCAATGTTTGAGGCGTTCGGTTCGATTCCGTTCATCGTCAACCGCGACTATCATTTGCCTTCTTATGTCGGATCCAAAACACTGGTTTTTGCAACAAGCTACAGCGGCAACACCGAAGAAACACTGTCGGCGTATGCGGAAGCAAAAGCCGCCGGAGCGACGATCGTTTGCGTGACGAGCGGAGGAAAACTCGCCGAGATGGCTAAGGCTGACGGCTTCACCGTCGTTACCGTTCCCGGCGGCCAACCACCCCGAACCGCCCTCGGTTTCATGCTGATCCCCGTCCTCGCCGCTGCCATCAAAATGGGTCTTCTCCCCGAGCAAGACTTTGCCAACGCCTTTGACCTCCTCGAAAAGCTCTGCGCTGAGTGGACTATCGAAGGCGCAAACCCCATTGCCAAAGACATGGCAAAGGACCTCCACGGAAATCTGGGGATTATCTATGGCCTCGGCCCCTGGCAAGCCATTACCGCCAACCGCTGGAAGGGACAGATCAACGAGAACTCTAAGAACCATATCTTCGTCAACCAGTTCCCTGAGCTGAACCACAACGAGATTCTTGCTTGGGTGAAAGCTGGCGAGCAGGGAGTAGGGAAGTACGTCGGGATCATCCTTGAGGATGGCAACGAGAGCGCAAAAATGAAAAAGCGCGCCGAAGTTACCGAGGGGCTGGTGAAGGATCTTTGCTCGTTCCAACACGTCGCGGCGATTGGAGATAATCTTCTCGAAAAACTCCTAACACTAACCTATCTCGGAGACTTCGTTTCCTTGTATCTCGCGGCGCTCAACCAAGTCGACCCTGAAAACATTGATTCCATCAACGTTTTGAAGACCGAACTTGGCAAGGTGAACTAAAAAAGGTCTAGGGTGCCAGCTCAACCGAATAGGAAACCGCGCTTGCGAGCGCTTCCGCATCCTTTTTGGCCGCCGCGTTGCCATGCGGCCAAGAGATCATCATGGAATAGCTGAACTTCGGACTCCCGAGGTAATACATGCGATCTCGCCGAGGCGCATTCGGGTGATCCCTCTCTTCATATGCGCCCTTAAACCCTTCGCTGGTCCGAACGGGCTGCGTCTTGCTATTTGCAAATCGACTCACAACTCCTTGTCCCGCAGCCCCAGTCCCCTCGCAGATGACTGAAACAATGGCATCGTTCAGGCTGTATGCAAAGCCTTCGTCCTTCGAAGTCGTCCCCTTAGGCAGGAGGCACCTGACCCCTTTCCCGCCATCACGGCCCTCGAACTCAACTCGTTCGGTGCCAGGGGTTGATGGCGCCGGTATCTCTACCTCCGGACCGATATACTTTGTAAACTCCGGATCGGATTCTGATAGCTTCTCATTCTTGATTAGTCCGATAAAATTCATCATCGGAACCACCAGCAGGAGAGCGGCGACCGCCATCATCCCGAGCGCAACTTTAGCGGACTTCGTCATGAAGCAAGCGTACCAGCCGGTTTGCGTCGGTCAATCTCACCACAATCCGACATCTGCTACCGTAACGAGCACCCGCCTCGTAGGGTTAAATAGAGGGGAGAGGAAATGAAGAGCAGAGAGTCAGATTTCAATGTTTTCAGAAACTTCATGACATCTCCGGATTATGCCGGGGAGGTAATCCCGGCAAATTCCGGCTTTGCAACCTTCTCTTGGATCGTCCTCGTCTACAACCTTCTCGTTGTAGGCTTCGGAGTTTTCCTCCGCGCCGCCGGACTCGGTGACGGATGTGGCGAAAACTGGCCGCTCTGTACAGGCGAAAAGTACCCCGTGAAAGGTTCTTTCGCGACTTTGATTGAATCGACTCATCGAATTTCGACCACTCTGGTCGGGCTCTTAGCGATTATCATGGTGGTCTGGGCTTTCCGTTACTTTGCAAAGGGGCATCCTGCAAAGAAGATGGCGATCGGCTTCCTAGTGATGACTCTGTTTGAGGGGTTTGTCGGACGACACCTGGTCGTCAAAGGCCTGGTCACCGACAAAGACACCGTCGAGCGGGCGATGTGGATGATGGCCCACGTGCTCAGTATTTTCCTTCTACTCGGGTTCAACGTTTGCGCCGCACTTAGCACGTCGGGCATGCGGCCACTTCAGTTCAGGAATCAAGGAGTTGTGGGTTGGCTCCTCGGTTTAGGTTTCGTTGGAACGTTTCTCCTGGGAATAAGCGGCGCAATCTCCGCCTTCGGACACCAAGTTCGGCCGGATGTTGAAGGTCTCAGTGAGAGACTCCAAGCCGGAGCGTTCTGGGCGAGCAAGCTTGCAGTCGCTCATCCTATCGGCTCCGCAAGCATCGGGCTGTTCATGTTCCTCATGTGCGGCCTGATCCAGCACCTGAGGCCAGACCCGTTCGTCAAGAACGCGTGCAGAACCGTCATCGGACTCTTGGCCCTTCAAATGGGTGTCGGGCTTCTGAATATCTTCCTCAGTGCGCCGATCGTCATGCAGATGATCCATCTGGTGGTGGCTGATCTCAACTGGATTTCACTCGTGGTTCTCGCTGTTGCCGCGCTTGGCGTCGGGATCGAGCCTGTCGAAGCAAGGCCAGCGCCGGAAGAAGCGGAGCACAGCGCGGAGCCGCTGAAGGGTCGTGAGCTAATCAAAGCGTATGTCGCGCTCACCAAGCCGAGAGTAATCAGCCTTCTACTCTTCACCACAATGACGAGCATGATTGCTGCCCAGGGTTCTTGGCCTGGAATCACGCTCTTTACCGTCGTCAGCATTGCCGGCTACATGATCGCCGGTGCCGCCAACGCGATCAACATGGTGATCGACCGCGATATCGACATCTCGATGAAGCGAACAGCGAAGCGGCCGACGGTCACTCAAAACATTTCGAGCGTCAACGCTCTCATCTTCGCGTTCTCACTTGCGACTATCAGTTTCACCTCTCTTTGGGTCGTTGCGACGCCGCTCAGTGCGGTCATGGCGCTCAGCGGCCTGGTCTTCTATGTCGTGATCTACACGATGCTCCTCAAGCGCAGAACTTGGCAGAACATCGTTATCGGCGGTGCCGCCGGAGCTTTCCCGCCGCTTGTTGGCTGGGCGGCGATCACGGGTGAGTTACCGCCTCTCGCGCTGTACCTTTTCGCAATCATCTTTGTCTGGACTCCGGTCCACTTCTGGGCGCTGGCGATCCTTATCAAGGATGACTACGCCGCCGCCGGGGTTCCAATGCTTCCGGTAGTGAAAGGCAACCGTGTCACCGTGATCCAGATCGGTGTCTACACCGTAGCAACTATCATCATCACGATGATTCCCATGTGGCTCCCGCAGGTCGGTTGGATCTACGGCGTCTCCGCAGCAATCCTTAACATTCTCTTAGTGAGAGCGGTCTGGAGGCTCTGGCAGAACTGGGAAGAGCGGCCCCGCGCAAGCTGGCTCTTCCACTACAGCATGCTGTACCTTGCAATTTTGTTCCTCATGTTCGCCGTCGATCGGGTGGTTGTCCTATGAAATCACTGCAAACCGCAGGAACCCCTAGGCAATACATCCCAGGTTCCCGGTATCATCATTTCTCGTATATCGCCGTCAAAATCGATAGACAACGCCGACCTGCACGGATGCGCTGGTCAGCACCAACGGAGTCTCTGTAAAGTATGGGTTCACAGGTTTTCAAACCAAGTGCCAATTCTGTGGCACAAGTCGCAATCGCGTGTATTGCAGGAGGTCCGCTACTTGTCGGTCTCTCCCTTGCTGCGCTCTCGCGCTCTCCAGCGAACACTAAGGTAAACGTTCCAAAGAACCAACCAGTTCCATTTTCTCACCAGCACCATAACTGGGAGCTAGGCATTGACTGTCGATACTGCCATACCAGCGTCGAAAAGTCAGCATTCGCAGGCATTCCTTCCACTGAAACCTGTATGAGTTGCCACTCGCAAATCTGGACCAACTCGCCACTGCTTGAGCCAGTTCGGCAAAGCATGGAGACCGGTACGCCGATCGTTTGGAACAAGGTCAACAAGGTTCCCGATTTCGTGTACTTCAACCACTCGATTCACATCAACCGCGGACTTAACTGTAACACTTGCCACGGCCCGGTCAACGATATGCACATCACGGCCAAAGGAAACTCCTTCCAGATGGCTTGGTGTCTGTCCTGTCACCGCAACCCGGAGAAGTTCCTCGGGTGGAACAAAGAGCTTCAAAAGGAGCACCCGGGCGACACTCCTCGCCAGCTTGCATTCAAGCTTTACTGGAAGCTGCAGACGAAAGGAAAGAACAATCTTTCGCCAGCGGAAACCATTCTTGTGAATGGTGATTTCAATGGCCTCAACGATAAGGAAACCGTCGATGCCGGAAAGGACATCGTAGCGAAGTACGGCATCAAGACTCAGCAACTATCGGACTGCGGAGTGTGCCACCGGTAAGGGGATTTTCACTGATGGAGACAATCGAACAGATTCAACAAGACAAAAAGGAAATCGCCTTGGAAAAGATGCGCGCGGAGCTGGAAGGCAAGCGCGGTCAGCAATATTGGCGCACCCTCGAAGAGGTCATGCAGACCAAGGAATTCGAGGCGTGGTTTGAAGATGAATTTCCGAACCGTAAAGAGATTTTTGAGATCGACCGTCGGTCGCTTCTAAAGTACGCAGGTGCAGGATTGGCCCTCGCTGGCCTAACCGGTTGCCGCGGCGTCTTCCTTCCGGAAGAAAAACTGGTTCCTTATGTCAAGGCTCCTGAGGAGTACGTATCGGGCAAGCCTCTTTTCTATGCTTCGGCGGTCACCCTGGCTGGATACGCAACTGGCGTCCTGGTCGAGCAATACGAAGGTCGACCGATCAAGCTCGAAGGTAACCCTGATCACCCCGCATCTGGCGGCGCTCTTGACTCGATCTCGCAAGCCGAAATCCTAAACTTTTACGATCCTGACCGCTCGCAGAACGTGATGACCGGTGGAGATATCTCCACGTGGGAGTCGTTCAACAAGACCGCAAGTGCAAAGGTTGCCGAAGGCGGAGTCGGAATCTTGGTCGGTGCGTTGACCTCTCCAACCGCCGCAAGGCTGCTTGCTCGCTTGCAGTCGAAAGGTGCGAAGCTCTACTCTCACGAGCCTTCCGGCCGAGGAAACGTTATCAAGGCTGTGGCTGCCGTCACTGGCAAAGCCGGAGTTCCAGTTTACGATTTCAGCAAGGCGAAGGTAGTAGTCTCGCTCGATGGCGATTTCCTGAGCACCACGGATAACCCGGGTGCGCTGGTTTACTCTCGACAGTTCGCAAAAGCTCGACGGGTCCTTGGTAACAAGGGTGAAATGAGCCGGTTGTACGCTTTCGAAGCCGCCCCTGGAACCGTTGGGGCGATGGCTGATCACCGTTATGCGGTTAAGCCCAGTGAAGTCTACGGCGCAGGGTGCGCGTTGGCAAATGCCCTCGGCATTGCGGAACCAGCGGGAATCGCTCCCTCAAATGTGGCCGCTGATTTGGGCGCCATTGCTGCTGATCTTCAGAAGAATCGCAGCGCGAGCATCGTGGTCGCCGGTGAGCACCAGCCCGCCGAAGTTCACCAACTCGCCTTCCAGCTCAACCAATTCCTCGGAAACGTGGGGCAGACCGTCAAGTTCGTCGAAGCTCCCGAATTCACCAGTGGTTACGGAACGGTAGCCGAGTTGCTTGCGGACATCAAGGTTGCGAAGATCAAGACATTGATCATCAGCAACACGAACCCGGTCTACGCTTCGCCCGCAGATATGAAGGTCGGTGAAACTCTGGCCGCCGCAACCTCGGTCGCCAAAATCCATCACGGACTCTATTTCGACGAAACTGCCGAAGTCTGCGATTGGCACATCCCGATGACCCACTCACTCGAAGCATGGGGAGATGCGCGATCCTACGAAGGAACTGCGGGTGTCGTCCAGCCTCTCATCGCACCGCTCTATGATGGCCGAAGCGATATCGAGGTCTTCTCTGGACTCCTTGGTGAGCCAAAAGGTGGTTACGACCTCGTTCGCGAAACTCTTCAGGCTAAGGGCTTCGGTGGAGCCGCTTTTGAGAAATCCTGGCGAGAAGCGATTCATAACGGGACGATTCCAAATTCCGCCTCGGCCACGCTCGCGATGGCGGGTGGAGCCGCTCCATTGCCCGCGCCAGTGAAGAGCGCAGGAATGGAAGTTGGATTTGCACCTGACCCAACGATTTTCGACGGTCGGTTTGCCAACAATGGCTGGCTCCAAGAAACGCCAAAACCTCTGAGCAAGCTGGTTTGGGACAACGTTGTTTACATGTCGCCGACAGACGCGCAGGCAAGCAAGATTTCCGTTGACGATGTCGTGCTGGTAAAGACTTCGGCTGGGGAAATCGAAGGCACTGTCTTCATCCTTCCTGGGCACGCAGTTGGTTCGATTACGATCCATCTCGGCTACGGGCGAACTGCTGGCGGAACTCTGGCGACCCTAAGTGGCGTCGACGGTGGCGGATTCAGCGCGTACAAGCTGATGTCTTCCAAGAACACCAGTTACTCCAGCGTCACGATCACACCAACGGGTAAGACGCAGCACCTTTCTACGACTCAAGGCCACAGCCCGCTGGGTGGCGACAAGATTCCTGACCACCGCGACGTCATTCGGGAAGCGACTCTTGAGAAGTTCAATGCGGCCGAGGACAAGCGACACGCATTGATGGTTGGTCACTCTATGGAAATTGAGGAGATCAAGGAAAACAACCTCATGCCCGAGGAAGTTTTCGCTTGGAATGGCGAAAAGTGGGGCATGACCATCGACATGAACGCATGTACCGGTTGCGGTGCATGTATCACGGCATGTCAGGCGGAAAACAATATCTCTGTCGTCGGTAAAGAGCAAGTTTCGCGAGGCCGTGAAATGCACTGGATCCGAATCGACCGCTATTACAGCGGTTCTGACGAGAATCCAAGTGTCACCTGGCAACCCGTCGCTTGCGTCCACTGCGAAACCGCTCCTTGCGAGCCAGTCTGTCCAGTTGCAGCAACAGTTCACAGCCACGAAGGCATCAACCAGATGGTCTATAACCGCTGCGTTGGAACCCGTTACTGCTCCAACAACTGCCCATACAAGGTTCGACGGTTTAACTATCTCAACTGGACCGACAACCAGGCTCAGTTCAGCGAGAAGAACAAGACGATCTCAACGCGACGGATCCCCGGCGCGATCAATACACCGAAGGATAACGGACTACAGCTGCTCAAGATGTTGAACAACCCCGACGTTTCGGTCCGAGGTCGTGGTGTGATGGAGAAGTGCACTTACTGCACCCAGCGCATCAGCGAAGCAAGAATCGAAGCCAAGAAGGCTGGGCGTCAAATAGCAGAAGGTGA encodes the following:
- a CDS encoding circularly permuted type 2 ATP-grasp protein — translated: MESQVEWNASEQGFDEIWLKPGKPRKHYEQLLKSFGNMSPEEVARRENLQYLSLLNQGITFNVYGEAEGRERVFPFDFVPRIITAAEWDHLKRGLTQRITAINRFLLDIYGEQDILHKGVVPWELILSRKEYRRELRGIIPPRKVFTHVCGTDLIRDDRGDFLVLEDNCRCPSGVSYVVENRNLLARTFPELFNRYPVRPVRDYPQMLLDTLTFVAPHYGESSLAVVLTPGSYNSAFFEHSFLAREMGIPLVEGRDLIVEDNQVFARTTEGRQRVSVIYRRIDDDFIDPVAFNHDSTLGVPGLLNAYRAGTVALANAPGAGVADDKAVYAFIPEIIRHYLSEEPILKQVTTFTGYKPDDFKYMVDHASELVIKTTGDAGGYGMLMGPMASKKEVKEYVAKMHENPGNYVGQPLIELSSHSTFLNGEFVPRRIDLRPYILYGDRVRILPGGLTRVALKEGSYVVNSSQGGGSKDTWVLEDRRA
- a CDS encoding alpha-E domain-containing protein encodes the protein MMLSRIADSLYWMGRYIERAENTCRLLKATHEFTVELSGLNDELAAQEWHLLFGKPPANVGLTLNAQYIDSFMYDASNPLSVISCIEQARSNARSIGEVLTREVIQQLNEMYHAMVSARQAVALNPARLTDFTEATHKDILTLLGAIEHTLTRDQGWTYMKLGEAMERTQRTLKVLELKLPNLRAAHKSNDLSMSFAFGRILLLDLASLENYRRVYGARLEPDQVLKFLLFNDQTPRSVHSGLKRMKAYVDLLPSAHAGMPTMRRILGRKLAEAQYDEARIMAMSDLAEYTQRTSIALMNAHEALVKPQHEVEA
- a CDS encoding transglutaminase family protein, yielding MILDVEHRLNFNYSGFISESSMELRVEPTSNNHQTVRSFYIAVGPVTKVFRYINWLGAPTHHFSITDYHKEIQVISRSVVETHPKHPDLEVILDSVEDIPTDGPILDSLMFTDLVVDSPRLREFCNGVDLSTPLGGVIQQVVDLVSHHMTYASEVTTVATTSDEVLDQPGGVCQDFAHLSLAVLRSLGVPARYVSGYFHVAEPTKPSESHAWIEFYSPTFGWCGYDPTHSCLPDERHVVIAHGRDYNDAAPNRGVYVGNASESLKVEVKTTETEPTSPLDLRDDIGRIEVPVYAEFPQITKTTKPADQMVAQQQQQ
- a CDS encoding serine hydrolase produces the protein MISAFVLSLTLARQAPFDEGWKYAEKFNSQAMLVSINGKLVFEKYANGGGEGTSQAMASGSKSFCGVVAAAAATDKLLTYDENVADTFVEWKNDPKKSKITVRHLLSLSSGLPVGVRGRDAGEREGWETAKAATAVFEPGEQFAYGPNSFNIFGSLIEAKLKNESWEQYLDRRIMKPLGISMFYRGKCADGKPQLAGGGWIKPRDWITFGQFVMADGKWKGKQLIDAKLMKELYLPSKANPGYGMSWWLSDADEASMMTAKADPSADGFRMAAGAGKQRLYIIPKLKMVALRMGKVSGAMRGWSDREFLELITKSSK
- a CDS encoding bifunctional phosphoglucose/phosphomannose isomerase — protein: MSIDLNSRDAVTALDPKGMWHFTEEYPNQCRTALGLVDGVDFPTGEFNLAMLTGLGGSAVGGDYVRAMFEAFGSIPFIVNRDYHLPSYVGSKTLVFATSYSGNTEETLSAYAEAKAAGATIVCVTSGGKLAEMAKADGFTVVTVPGGQPPRTALGFMLIPVLAAAIKMGLLPEQDFANAFDLLEKLCAEWTIEGANPIAKDMAKDLHGNLGIIYGLGPWQAITANRWKGQINENSKNHIFVNQFPELNHNEILAWVKAGEQGVGKYVGIILEDGNESAKMKKRAEVTEGLVKDLCSFQHVAAIGDNLLEKLLTLTYLGDFVSLYLAALNQVDPENIDSINVLKTELGKVN
- a CDS encoding heme o synthase — encoded protein: MKSRESDFNVFRNFMTSPDYAGEVIPANSGFATFSWIVLVYNLLVVGFGVFLRAAGLGDGCGENWPLCTGEKYPVKGSFATLIESTHRISTTLVGLLAIIMVVWAFRYFAKGHPAKKMAIGFLVMTLFEGFVGRHLVVKGLVTDKDTVERAMWMMAHVLSIFLLLGFNVCAALSTSGMRPLQFRNQGVVGWLLGLGFVGTFLLGISGAISAFGHQVRPDVEGLSERLQAGAFWASKLAVAHPIGSASIGLFMFLMCGLIQHLRPDPFVKNACRTVIGLLALQMGVGLLNIFLSAPIVMQMIHLVVADLNWISLVVLAVAALGVGIEPVEARPAPEEAEHSAEPLKGRELIKAYVALTKPRVISLLLFTTMTSMIAAQGSWPGITLFTVVSIAGYMIAGAANAINMVIDRDIDISMKRTAKRPTVTQNISSVNALIFAFSLATISFTSLWVVATPLSAVMALSGLVFYVVIYTMLLKRRTWQNIVIGGAAGAFPPLVGWAAITGELPPLALYLFAIIFVWTPVHFWALAILIKDDYAAAGVPMLPVVKGNRVTVIQIGVYTVATIIITMIPMWLPQVGWIYGVSAAILNILLVRAVWRLWQNWEERPRASWLFHYSMLYLAILFLMFAVDRVVVL
- a CDS encoding cytochrome c3 family protein; this translates as MAQVAIACIAGGPLLVGLSLAALSRSPANTKVNVPKNQPVPFSHQHHNWELGIDCRYCHTSVEKSAFAGIPSTETCMSCHSQIWTNSPLLEPVRQSMETGTPIVWNKVNKVPDFVYFNHSIHINRGLNCNTCHGPVNDMHITAKGNSFQMAWCLSCHRNPEKFLGWNKELQKEHPGDTPRQLAFKLYWKLQTKGKNNLSPAETILVNGDFNGLNDKETVDAGKDIVAKYGIKTQQLSDCGVCHR